The following are encoded together in the Planococcus antarcticus DSM 14505 genome:
- a CDS encoding NAD(P)/FAD-dependent oxidoreductase, whose amino-acid sequence MKSLIIIGSGILGASTAYHAAKAGASVSLIDRGDKGQATGAAAGIVCPWISQRRNKAWYGLAKNGAKYYPELIGELEALGEKDTGYKQVGIVSIHEDSKLDKMEQKARERRLDAPEMGDIKRLSPDETRLLFPFATEEYGSLWVSGAARVDGQAIRDALISAAVKLGAKRLTGDAELLIESSCVVGVNMNGQHLLADRVVSTGGAWAAELFKPLGLDLDIVPQKAQILQLQADDPTTGDWPVAMVPYGQYIVPFASGRIVAGATHENGVGFDDKLTAGGIHHILDKTLQAAPGLGQTEMAGAATGFRPATTSALPFIGQVPGYPSFFAANGLGASGLTAGPYLGGQLAKLALGETVDIDLSLYQVEDAFRS is encoded by the coding sequence ATGAAATCATTGATTATTATCGGGTCAGGAATTTTGGGAGCCTCTACGGCGTATCATGCGGCGAAGGCAGGAGCATCGGTGTCATTAATAGACCGGGGAGATAAAGGGCAGGCAACGGGAGCTGCAGCTGGAATCGTTTGCCCATGGATTTCACAACGCAGAAATAAAGCCTGGTACGGTTTGGCGAAAAATGGTGCCAAGTATTATCCGGAATTGATTGGTGAGCTTGAAGCTTTAGGTGAGAAGGATACGGGCTACAAACAAGTTGGCATTGTTAGTATCCACGAAGACAGCAAGCTCGACAAAATGGAGCAAAAGGCTCGCGAACGACGGTTGGATGCACCCGAAATGGGCGACATCAAGAGATTATCGCCAGATGAAACGAGACTGCTTTTTCCATTTGCAACGGAAGAATATGGATCTTTGTGGGTCAGTGGAGCTGCTCGCGTCGATGGCCAAGCCATTCGCGATGCCTTAATTTCTGCGGCCGTCAAACTGGGAGCGAAACGTCTGACAGGTGATGCTGAACTATTGATTGAGAGTTCGTGTGTTGTTGGAGTTAACATGAACGGCCAGCATTTATTGGCCGACCGAGTCGTCTCGACAGGAGGTGCTTGGGCAGCGGAGCTGTTCAAGCCATTGGGATTGGATTTAGACATTGTGCCGCAAAAAGCTCAAATCCTTCAGTTGCAAGCAGATGACCCGACTACAGGCGATTGGCCAGTTGCCATGGTTCCTTACGGTCAATACATTGTGCCTTTTGCGAGCGGCAGAATTGTTGCTGGAGCTACCCATGAAAATGGTGTAGGCTTTGATGACAAATTAACGGCGGGCGGTATTCACCACATTCTGGATAAAACATTACAAGCAGCGCCTGGACTTGGCCAAACGGAAATGGCCGGCGCTGCCACTGGATTTCGTCCTGCTACCACAAGTGCGTTGCCGTTTATCGGTCAAGTTCCTGGCTACCCAAGCTTTTTTGCAGCGAATGGACTTGGCGCTTCGGGTCTGACTGCTGGCCCATATCTCGGTGGCCAACTTGCGAAGTTGGCACTCGGGGAAACCGTTGATATCGATTTGAGTCTTTATCAAGTAGAAGATGCGTTCAGGAGCTAA
- a CDS encoding GNAT family N-acetyltransferase, translated as MYWCKVARTESEFDGIARLNYETFVEEIPQHEANGSGMRTDLYHAQNTYLIVLSGIEVVGMIALRSERPFSLDLKIGSIEEFLPDAGKVCEIRLLAVRKEHRNGRVFFLLARALSDYCLEQGFDSAVISGTVRQLKLYGQLGFRAFAEPVGIGEAVFIPMVTTRRQYNDSVAARLQTKRRLFLPGPVALTAQLAAPFQEAPISHRSAAFREVRQEVDRMLEEMTGMTPHLLSGSGTLANEAMLAQIKGLNSKGLILVNGEFGKRLVQQAQRWSLEFELVEESWGQAFRTEKIAEQLEQGGFGWVLMAHGETSTGQLNDFRALADICKRQDVKLCLDCISSFGAVPFSLEDIWLATATSGKALGTLSGVAIVFASHPIDPDGSLPSYLDLGLYATDIPFTFSASLLESLRCALGAYPARYETLNQHVKKLQEDTKDWPNLAAGYPTSRTFKAVEDIQFLVEDAHLSGFELHSASGYLKTRQLFQVSCIQPEFEKDWQHFLAFYDIYQRYHAKAKAHH; from the coding sequence ATGTATTGGTGCAAAGTCGCTCGAACCGAGTCGGAATTTGATGGAATCGCACGTTTAAACTATGAGACCTTTGTAGAGGAGATTCCTCAACATGAAGCAAATGGTAGTGGAATGCGTACCGATCTATATCATGCGCAAAACACTTATTTGATTGTGCTATCTGGAATAGAAGTGGTCGGAATGATTGCTTTACGCTCTGAACGCCCTTTTTCTTTGGACCTCAAGATCGGATCAATTGAAGAGTTTCTACCAGATGCCGGCAAGGTTTGTGAAATCCGTTTGCTCGCTGTACGCAAAGAACATCGCAATGGACGTGTTTTTTTCCTTTTGGCACGAGCCTTATCTGATTATTGCCTCGAACAAGGGTTTGACTCTGCAGTGATTTCTGGAACAGTCCGTCAGTTGAAACTTTACGGACAACTAGGGTTTCGAGCGTTTGCGGAACCAGTAGGGATAGGAGAAGCTGTTTTTATTCCGATGGTCACGACACGTCGTCAGTACAATGACTCTGTCGCAGCGAGGTTACAAACAAAACGTCGCTTGTTTTTACCTGGTCCCGTCGCGTTAACTGCCCAACTCGCTGCTCCGTTTCAAGAAGCACCTATTTCTCACAGGTCGGCCGCTTTCCGTGAAGTTCGACAAGAAGTAGACCGCATGCTCGAAGAAATGACAGGAATGACCCCTCATTTACTTTCGGGAAGTGGCACGTTAGCAAACGAAGCAATGCTCGCACAAATAAAGGGGCTAAATTCAAAAGGACTGATTTTAGTAAATGGGGAATTCGGCAAACGATTAGTCCAACAAGCGCAGCGATGGAGCTTGGAGTTTGAGCTAGTAGAAGAATCATGGGGACAAGCTTTTCGGACAGAAAAAATAGCGGAACAGCTGGAACAAGGAGGCTTTGGCTGGGTTTTGATGGCGCATGGTGAAACGTCTACAGGTCAATTAAATGACTTTCGTGCATTAGCTGATATTTGCAAAAGACAAGACGTCAAGTTGTGTCTAGATTGCATTAGTAGCTTTGGTGCTGTGCCGTTTTCACTAGAAGATATATGGCTTGCGACAGCAACGAGTGGCAAAGCACTTGGCACATTAAGTGGTGTTGCCATTGTCTTTGCTAGCCATCCCATTGATCCAGACGGCAGTTTGCCAAGTTATTTGGATCTTGGGCTTTACGCGACAGACATTCCGTTTACGTTTTCTGCAAGTTTATTAGAAAGCTTGCGCTGTGCATTAGGAGCTTATCCCGCACGTTACGAAACATTAAACCAGCATGTCAAAAAATTGCAAGAAGATACGAAAGACTGGCCAAACTTGGCCGCTGGCTACCCGACGTCCCGCACGTTTAAAGCAGTAGAAGATATTCAGTTTTTAGTCGAAGATGCTCATCTTTCAGGATTTGAGTTGCATTCTGCCAGTGGTTATTTGAAAACGCGTCAGCTGTTCCAGGTTTCTTGCATTCAACCCGAGTTCGAAAAAGACTGGCAGCATTTTCTCGCGTTTTACGATATCTATCAGCGCTACCATGCAAAAGCAAAAGCCCATCATTAA
- a CDS encoding MBL fold metallo-hydrolase — protein sequence MERSSATESILPMTSIRSGSGTEIAPDVYCYTVQVANVFLIGNPNISNEWVLIDAGMPHSAEKILKVAENRFGPDHQLKAIILTHGHFDHVGGLIDILEQYKVPVYAHPLEFSYLTGITDYPQPDHSVEGGMVAKISKIFPIKAIDISAHIHELPSDSSVPEMPDWKWIHTPGHSEGHISLFREQGRVLIAGDAFVTVKQDSLYKVLRQKKEIHGPPVYLTTNWRAAWESVCKLADLQPSIAATGHGKPMAGAVLAKGLVDLAENFQQTAVPAYGKYVHTK from the coding sequence ATGGAAAGAAGTTCAGCAACCGAAAGCATTTTGCCCATGACATCTATTCGTAGCGGCTCAGGAACCGAAATTGCTCCAGATGTTTATTGCTATACGGTCCAGGTGGCAAATGTTTTTCTTATTGGCAATCCCAACATCAGCAACGAATGGGTGTTGATTGATGCAGGCATGCCACATTCCGCAGAAAAAATACTGAAAGTGGCTGAAAATCGTTTTGGACCCGATCATCAATTAAAGGCCATCATTTTGACGCATGGCCATTTCGATCATGTTGGCGGACTAATCGATATTTTGGAGCAATATAAAGTTCCAGTCTATGCGCATCCGCTTGAATTCTCCTATTTGACAGGCATAACCGATTATCCGCAGCCCGATCATTCCGTCGAAGGCGGCATGGTGGCCAAAATATCGAAAATTTTCCCTATCAAAGCTATCGACATTTCTGCGCATATTCATGAATTGCCATCAGACAGCAGCGTACCAGAAATGCCGGACTGGAAATGGATTCATACGCCTGGCCACTCAGAAGGCCATATCTCATTGTTTCGGGAACAGGGACGCGTACTCATCGCAGGAGATGCTTTTGTGACAGTGAAACAGGACTCGCTTTATAAAGTTTTACGCCAGAAAAAAGAAATTCACGGTCCCCCGGTCTATTTGACGACCAATTGGCGCGCAGCCTGGGAGTCGGTCTGCAAGCTGGCAGATTTGCAGCCTTCCATTGCTGCAACTGGACATGGCAAACCAATGGCGGGTGCAGTTCTCGCAAAAGGATTAGTCGATCTCGCTGAGAATTTCCAACAAACTGCTGTACCCGCTTATGGCAAATACGTCCATACAAAATAA
- a CDS encoding metal-sensitive transcriptional regulator, producing MSELIEETFALDNSCRKSHHPLSVKRDLSNRLNRVEGQIRGIKGMVEKDVYCDDIITQLAATQSALNSVTKVLLEGHLKGCVKDRLENGEEEVLDELLITIQKMMRK from the coding sequence ATGAGCGAATTGATTGAAGAAACCTTTGCACTGGACAACTCTTGCCGAAAAAGCCACCACCCCCTTTCCGTCAAACGGGATTTGTCCAATCGGTTGAACCGGGTGGAAGGACAGATACGCGGTATTAAAGGCATGGTGGAAAAAGATGTTTATTGCGATGATATCATCACGCAGCTTGCCGCCACACAGTCGGCATTAAACAGTGTCACCAAAGTTTTGCTAGAAGGCCATTTGAAGGGCTGCGTCAAAGATCGCCTGGAAAATGGCGAAGAAGAAGTATTAGATGAATTACTTATCACCATCCAAAAAATGATGCGTAAATAA
- a CDS encoding Lmo0850 family protein: MAKNVDVRTIVSNLSKLGIQAKITKSRVELIKAIALPQPIQAHSQQ, encoded by the coding sequence ATGGCGAAAAACGTAGATGTTCGCACTATTGTTTCAAACTTATCGAAACTTGGAATCCAAGCAAAAATCACAAAATCCCGCGTTGAATTAATTAAAGCGATTGCCTTGCCTCAACCAATTCAAGCGCATTCTCAACAATAA
- the copZ gene encoding copper chaperone CopZ, producing MKEQINLQVSGMTCQHCVSSVKDSVMALPGVDKVEVSLENGSVDIAYDTSAVEVSQIAEAIEDQGYDVATLSE from the coding sequence ATGAAAGAACAAATCAACCTACAGGTTAGCGGCATGACATGCCAGCATTGCGTGAGTTCAGTAAAAGACAGCGTCATGGCTTTACCAGGAGTCGACAAAGTGGAGGTCTCTCTGGAAAACGGTTCTGTTGACATCGCTTACGATACTTCGGCAGTAGAAGTCAGTCAAATTGCAGAAGCAATCGAAGATCAAGGATACGATGTTGCCACTTTAAGTGAATAG
- a CDS encoding FtsW/RodA/SpoVE family cell cycle protein, translating to MQTNKSFTDRIDWSLAFILFLFFIVSLVAISSAQTSGQYLTNFVPRQAVFYIISIAMIGVLMYFDPEQYKKMAYYLYGFGVFLLVLLMISPDGVGQIAEPVNGAKAWFHTPFVNIQPAEFMKTFYILALAKMISSHHEQNLLKTIKSDFYLLGKIALCLVIPLGFILLQPDLGTALVFIAITLAIVVVSGISWKIIVPSFGGVAVVGALLLWMTINAQNFLSNAFGLKPYMFERIYTWLDPYSYAESGGYNLIAAMNAIGSGEVFGKGYQGRQVYVPENHTDFIFTVISEDFGFIGASAVIILFFMLIYHLTKITLQFKDTFSTYVCAGIIAMITFHVFQNIGMTIQLLPITGIPLPFISYGGSSLIGNMLALGIVFSMKFHHKNYMFDKNKQ from the coding sequence ATGCAAACTAACAAAAGCTTTACCGACCGAATCGATTGGTCGCTGGCTTTCATCTTATTTCTGTTCTTTATCGTCAGTCTGGTGGCTATTTCTTCTGCACAGACTTCCGGTCAGTATTTAACGAATTTCGTTCCAAGGCAAGCTGTGTTTTACATCATTTCTATCGCAATGATCGGAGTTTTGATGTATTTTGACCCTGAGCAATATAAAAAGATGGCTTATTATTTATACGGTTTCGGTGTCTTCCTGCTCGTCCTGTTAATGATTTCGCCAGACGGTGTAGGGCAGATTGCTGAACCGGTCAACGGCGCAAAAGCCTGGTTCCATACGCCGTTTGTTAATATTCAGCCGGCTGAATTCATGAAAACCTTCTATATATTAGCACTCGCAAAAATGATTTCTTCCCATCATGAACAAAACCTGTTGAAAACCATTAAATCTGATTTTTATTTACTGGGAAAAATCGCCCTTTGTCTGGTCATTCCACTAGGCTTTATCCTTCTGCAGCCGGATCTTGGGACTGCTCTCGTGTTTATCGCTATCACTTTGGCTATAGTAGTGGTTTCAGGAATTTCCTGGAAAATCATCGTGCCGAGCTTTGGCGGAGTTGCCGTCGTTGGTGCCTTGTTGCTGTGGATGACTATCAATGCGCAGAACTTCCTGTCTAACGCCTTTGGTTTGAAGCCCTATATGTTTGAACGTATTTATACGTGGCTCGATCCCTATTCCTATGCAGAATCCGGGGGATACAACCTGATTGCCGCAATGAATGCCATCGGATCGGGAGAAGTCTTTGGAAAAGGTTACCAGGGACGACAAGTTTATGTACCGGAAAACCATACAGATTTTATCTTCACGGTTATTTCAGAAGACTTCGGGTTTATCGGAGCTAGCGCCGTCATCATCTTATTCTTCATGTTGATTTATCACTTGACGAAAATCACATTGCAGTTCAAGGACACATTCAGCACGTATGTATGCGCAGGGATTATCGCCATGATTACCTTTCACGTATTCCAGAATATTGGCATGACAATTCAACTTTTACCCATCACCGGCATTCCGCTTCCTTTTATCAGCTATGGAGGCAGTTCGCTGATCGGCAACATGCTGGCACTCGGAATTGTCTTCAGCATGAAATTCCATCATAAAAATTATATGTTCGATAAAAACAAACAATAA
- a CDS encoding DUF5658 family protein: protein MRTDQQSTPLRKYVWSLVILNFFDGLLTYIGLSFGVINEANPLLVSLSPLALLGIKILLSFCLFSFLFTPFIEIQSRMWRYALFFVNLLYSGILLLHLLWLIILFV, encoded by the coding sequence ATGAGGACTGATCAGCAAAGTACACCGTTAAGAAAATATGTCTGGAGCTTAGTTATTTTGAATTTTTTCGATGGTTTATTGACCTATATAGGTCTTTCGTTTGGTGTTATAAATGAAGCCAATCCATTATTAGTATCGTTGTCTCCCTTAGCCCTCCTCGGTATCAAAATCTTGTTGTCCTTCTGTCTCTTCAGCTTTCTCTTTACACCATTCATTGAGATTCAATCCCGCATGTGGCGGTATGCGCTTTTTTTCGTAAACTTGCTTTATTCCGGCATTCTCCTGCTTCATTTATTGTGGCTAATCATTTTGTTTGTGTAG
- a CDS encoding heavy metal translocating P-type ATPase, which translates to MSTKQTELAITGMTCAACANRVEKGLQKLPGVSEASVNFATEKASVIFDDQQASMTDVQKKVEQLGYGIQQEEVDFSIQGMTCANCSARIEKVLNKMEGVQLANINLAMETGHVSYSPNTVTPEDFVKRIQSLGYDAVLNQETEEATDHKKQEIKKKTRLFWISAALSFPLLWTMFSHFSFTSWMYVPDILMNPLVQWALATPVQFWIGASFYKGAYFALKNKSANMDVLVALGTSAAYFYSVYLVLANWSMNHNMGLYFETSAVLITLIILGKVFEARAKGRSSDAIKKLMKLQPQHALVERRGEFISLPISEVNTGDILLIKPGASIPVDAAVLSGNSAVDESMLTGESLPVDKETGDAVFAATVNSNGSLRVRADKIGKDTVLSNIIRVVEQAQGSKAPIQRLADKISSIFVPIVVGIAIVTFVVWYFLVAPGNFAAALESTIAVLVIACPCALGLATPTSIMAGSGRAAEQGVLFKTAESLENTKHVDTIVLDKTGTITNGRPVVTDFIPADHFELSELKNLAASAESQSEHPVAQAISEFGESNLSVRSFEAVPGHGIRATVADRKVVMGNRRLMEGLTIDEAQAEAFERDGKTVMFIAVDGQYSGLVAVADTIKETAKQAIQEMKNMGLHVVMLTGDQERTALAIAKQVGIDEVFAGVLPAEKADVVLKLQGQGRRVAMAGDGLNDAPALASADVGMAMGTGTAIAMEAADITLMQGDLMRVVDAIQLSRLTVRNIKQNLFWALAYNSIGIPIAAAGFLAPWLAGAAMAFSSVSVVMNALRLQRVKLNK; encoded by the coding sequence ATGAGCACCAAACAAACTGAATTGGCGATTACCGGCATGACTTGTGCTGCATGCGCCAATCGCGTTGAAAAAGGACTTCAAAAATTGCCAGGCGTTTCGGAAGCTAGCGTTAATTTCGCCACTGAGAAAGCTTCCGTGATTTTTGATGACCAGCAGGCTTCCATGACTGATGTACAAAAAAAAGTAGAACAATTAGGATATGGTATCCAGCAGGAAGAAGTCGATTTTTCCATACAGGGCATGACTTGCGCCAATTGTTCGGCACGTATTGAAAAAGTTTTGAATAAAATGGAAGGCGTTCAACTGGCCAATATCAATTTGGCAATGGAAACCGGCCATGTATCGTATAGTCCTAACACTGTCACTCCTGAGGATTTTGTCAAACGGATTCAGTCATTAGGCTATGATGCTGTGCTCAACCAGGAAACCGAAGAAGCAACAGATCACAAGAAACAAGAAATTAAAAAGAAAACACGCCTGTTCTGGATTTCTGCTGCACTTTCCTTTCCATTGCTGTGGACCATGTTCAGCCACTTTTCCTTTACGTCCTGGATGTATGTACCTGACATCTTGATGAATCCACTTGTCCAATGGGCATTGGCAACACCCGTCCAATTTTGGATTGGCGCTTCTTTCTATAAAGGTGCATATTTCGCTTTGAAAAACAAATCTGCCAACATGGACGTTCTGGTCGCACTCGGGACATCAGCCGCTTATTTCTATAGTGTTTATCTGGTTCTGGCTAATTGGAGTATGAACCACAATATGGGGCTGTATTTTGAAACCAGTGCCGTTTTGATCACACTGATTATTTTAGGAAAAGTTTTTGAAGCAAGAGCTAAAGGCCGTTCTTCTGATGCCATCAAAAAGCTGATGAAGCTGCAGCCCCAACATGCATTGGTTGAACGCCGAGGTGAATTCATCAGCCTACCAATTTCTGAGGTTAACACCGGAGATATCCTGCTGATTAAACCAGGAGCATCCATCCCGGTCGATGCCGCTGTCCTTTCCGGCAACTCGGCCGTTGATGAATCCATGCTGACTGGTGAAAGTTTGCCGGTCGATAAAGAAACGGGTGACGCGGTATTCGCTGCAACCGTCAATTCTAACGGCTCGCTCCGTGTACGCGCCGATAAAATCGGCAAAGATACGGTTCTATCGAATATCATCCGCGTTGTCGAACAGGCGCAAGGCTCCAAAGCGCCGATTCAACGTCTCGCTGACAAAATCTCCAGCATCTTTGTTCCGATTGTCGTGGGCATTGCCATTGTTACGTTTGTCGTCTGGTATTTCCTGGTTGCACCCGGTAACTTTGCGGCTGCACTTGAAAGTACCATCGCGGTTCTGGTCATTGCCTGCCCTTGTGCACTCGGCTTGGCTACACCGACATCGATTATGGCTGGCTCCGGGCGGGCTGCCGAGCAAGGTGTTCTGTTCAAAACAGCAGAATCCTTGGAGAATACTAAACACGTCGACACTATTGTGCTGGATAAAACAGGCACCATCACCAACGGGCGCCCTGTCGTAACGGACTTTATTCCAGCGGACCATTTTGAATTATCGGAATTGAAGAATTTAGCAGCCAGTGCGGAAAGTCAATCTGAGCACCCAGTGGCACAGGCCATCTCCGAGTTTGGCGAATCAAACCTAAGCGTCAGGTCTTTTGAAGCGGTGCCAGGTCACGGCATCCGGGCTACAGTAGCCGACCGGAAAGTAGTCATGGGAAATCGCCGCTTGATGGAGGGGCTCACAATTGACGAAGCTCAGGCTGAGGCTTTTGAACGTGACGGCAAAACTGTCATGTTCATCGCAGTGGATGGCCAATACAGTGGACTCGTTGCTGTTGCCGATACCATTAAAGAAACGGCCAAACAAGCAATTCAAGAAATGAAGAATATGGGATTACATGTCGTCATGTTAACAGGAGACCAGGAACGGACAGCATTGGCAATTGCCAAACAAGTTGGAATCGATGAAGTTTTTGCAGGCGTCCTTCCGGCTGAAAAAGCGGATGTTGTCCTCAAGCTTCAAGGGCAGGGCCGCCGCGTCGCGATGGCAGGAGATGGGTTGAACGACGCACCCGCACTCGCCAGCGCGGATGTGGGCATGGCAATGGGCACTGGAACGGCCATCGCCATGGAAGCCGCTGACATCACCTTAATGCAAGGCGACTTGATGCGGGTTGTTGATGCTATCCAACTGAGCCGGCTGACTGTTCGTAACATCAAGCAGAACCTATTCTGGGCACTTGCTTATAACTCAATCGGCATTCCTATTGCCGCAGCAGGCTTTCTTGCTCCTTGGCTTGCCGGTGCAGCTATGGCGTTCAGCTCCGTATCAGTTGTCATGAACGCATTGCGTCTCCAACGTGTAAAATTAAACAAATAA
- a CDS encoding MFS transporter produces the protein MKKTILLLMSVQFFVYLGFGIIIPILPEVVVQQGYSEIHVGGLITIYALSSFFTAPLWGKLSDRTGRKKLILLGLAGFSLSFFLFSLFLDNLVLLYLSRIVGGLFSGALYTAVTGYVADITTNEDRNKYMGFLGMSIGLGFIFGPAIGGLLGAVSLSLPFTVSAVLVLLLMGYASLVLKEPVRKGEATKRAILPKGSSTLWQFRIRYLFLMSFMVTVLLAGLESTFQLFQIDQISITPLQLGYLFIASGLVDATIQGGVVRRIKNGAETKWIIGAQFVTAFGLVLLPFTSSLIFAGVALSIFTAGNALSRTALVSLTSKESGGKYGTAAGLTYSMDNLGRIIGPLAFTWLLTMQAGSIYYLSAALAIASILLIMLFKASTKSLATTKKASASA, from the coding sequence ATGAAAAAAACTATTTTACTGCTGATGTCCGTTCAATTTTTCGTTTACCTAGGATTCGGCATTATCATACCCATTTTACCCGAGGTCGTCGTTCAGCAAGGCTACTCGGAAATTCACGTCGGTGGACTAATCACTATCTATGCCTTGTCTTCTTTTTTCACCGCACCACTTTGGGGAAAGCTTTCCGACAGAACCGGACGCAAAAAGCTCATTCTTTTGGGTCTAGCCGGTTTTAGTTTGAGTTTCTTCTTATTTTCGCTATTTCTCGATAACCTGGTTCTGTTGTATCTTTCACGCATTGTTGGCGGCTTATTCTCCGGCGCACTTTATACTGCTGTGACAGGTTACGTAGCAGACATCACGACAAATGAAGATCGCAATAAATACATGGGTTTTCTGGGTATGTCAATCGGTCTTGGATTTATTTTCGGACCTGCAATCGGAGGTTTGCTCGGAGCGGTGTCGCTTTCTTTGCCGTTCACAGTGTCTGCAGTCCTGGTTTTACTGTTGATGGGTTATGCAAGCCTCGTCTTAAAAGAACCTGTTCGTAAAGGCGAAGCAACAAAGCGTGCAATTTTGCCAAAAGGCTCCAGCACACTTTGGCAATTCCGTATCCGTTACTTGTTTTTAATGTCCTTTATGGTAACCGTTCTACTGGCAGGATTAGAATCCACTTTCCAACTGTTTCAAATCGATCAAATTAGCATTACGCCGCTTCAGCTTGGCTACTTATTTATCGCTAGCGGACTAGTTGATGCTACGATTCAAGGCGGCGTCGTACGCCGAATAAAAAATGGTGCTGAAACAAAATGGATCATTGGTGCTCAATTTGTTACGGCTTTTGGTTTAGTACTTCTGCCCTTCACTAGCAGCCTAATCTTCGCAGGTGTTGCACTGAGCATCTTTACTGCCGGTAATGCTCTTTCACGTACCGCATTGGTGTCGCTAACTTCAAAAGAATCAGGCGGCAAATATGGCACGGCTGCTGGTTTGACTTATTCAATGGATAACCTCGGTCGTATCATTGGACCTTTAGCATTTACGTGGCTTCTAACGATGCAAGCTGGAAGTATTTATTATTTATCAGCTGCTTTAGCGATAGCCAGCATTTTGCTAATCATGTTGTTTAAGGCTTCTACCAAATCCTTGGCAACGACAAAAAAAGCCAGCGCTTCTGCGTAA
- a CDS encoding glycosyltransferase has protein sequence MSKKALFISDHGDPLAKLGGKQAGGQNNYVKQLALALENKGWQVDVATHWCDSSAPQIETFGTACRVVRLEAGHRGFVSKDEMYSMLPAFYEELKSAVSLESYDIVHTHYWLSGLIGKKLKKDFGLPYVHTAHSLAWAKEQATGVHDQRRINAEGAILRNADQVLATTNNEKQLIKTFVDSPSPIKVIPIGVDQAFKVRGNRTHLRRKFGYSNPLFVFAGRLEVTKGIFTLLKAFQLLAEKTGPSNTPHLVIAGGDAESIDLETKLPKDEKLLEAIKGIENRVEFLGPQSQDELALLFNSATATIVPSFYESFGMVAAEAQACGSPIIASDVGGLKNVVQDGITGLLVETKNEIDLAIAMEVLSANSLLTERLSRQAVQIARKDFDWDSISARINSLYEVIIGARSNAFVSNRFRRDTSR, from the coding sequence ATGAGTAAGAAAGCATTATTTATTTCGGATCATGGTGATCCTTTAGCGAAACTCGGTGGCAAACAAGCGGGTGGCCAAAATAATTATGTAAAACAATTAGCGCTTGCATTAGAAAATAAAGGTTGGCAAGTTGATGTCGCCACTCATTGGTGCGATTCTTCAGCTCCTCAAATAGAAACTTTCGGAACCGCATGTCGTGTAGTCAGACTGGAAGCCGGCCATAGAGGTTTTGTTTCAAAAGATGAAATGTACTCCATGCTCCCTGCCTTTTACGAAGAGTTAAAAAGCGCAGTCAGTCTTGAATCCTATGACATTGTCCATACCCACTACTGGCTATCGGGCTTAATCGGCAAAAAACTAAAAAAAGACTTTGGACTGCCCTACGTACACACAGCACATTCACTCGCATGGGCAAAAGAACAAGCGACAGGAGTACACGATCAACGTCGAATCAATGCAGAAGGAGCGATTTTGAGAAATGCTGATCAAGTATTGGCTACCACTAATAATGAAAAGCAATTGATCAAAACTTTTGTTGATTCTCCTTCTCCCATCAAAGTTATCCCCATCGGAGTAGACCAGGCATTCAAAGTGCGTGGCAACCGAACACATTTGCGAAGAAAATTCGGCTACAGCAACCCTCTCTTTGTTTTTGCTGGAAGATTGGAAGTAACCAAGGGTATTTTCACTTTACTCAAAGCTTTTCAATTGCTGGCAGAAAAAACTGGCCCTTCCAACACCCCACATTTAGTCATTGCAGGCGGCGATGCGGAATCCATCGATTTGGAAACCAAATTACCTAAAGACGAAAAGTTACTGGAGGCCATCAAAGGGATCGAGAACCGAGTTGAATTTTTGGGGCCGCAGTCTCAAGATGAGCTAGCCTTATTATTTAATTCAGCTACAGCAACGATTGTGCCTAGCTTCTATGAATCATTTGGTATGGTTGCTGCAGAAGCTCAGGCTTGTGGCAGTCCAATTATTGCGTCAGATGTTGGCGGACTGAAAAATGTTGTTCAAGACGGAATTACGGGGCTACTCGTTGAGACGAAAAATGAGATCGACTTGGCAATCGCCATGGAAGTGTTGTCAGCGAACTCGCTATTAACTGAACGATTAAGCCGCCAAGCCGTACAAATTGCTCGTAAAGACTTTGACTGGGATTCAATTTCCGCTCGAATAAATTCATTGTATGAGGTGATCATTGGTGCACGGAGCAACGCATTTGTTAGCAACAGATTTAGACGGGACACTAGTCGGTGA